In Jejubacter calystegiae, the following are encoded in one genomic region:
- the sfsB gene encoding DNA-binding transcriptional regulator SfsB: MKNQFVDWHSADIIAALRKKGTSLAAVSRSAGLSSSTLANALSRPWPKGERLIAEALGIDPWVIWPSRYHDPVTHEFIDRRRSIRQR; this comes from the coding sequence ATGAAAAACCAATTCGTCGACTGGCACTCTGCCGATATCATCGCAGCGCTTCGTAAAAAGGGAACATCACTGGCGGCGGTTTCACGCAGTGCCGGTCTTAGCTCGTCCACGCTTGCCAACGCGCTTAGCCGCCCCTGGCCGAAAGGCGAACGGTTGATCGCCGAAGCGTTAGGCATTGACCCGTGGGTGATCTGGCCATCCCGCTACCACGATCCTGTTACCCACGAGTTTATCGACAGAAGGCGTTCCATTCGCCAGCGCTAA
- the rplU gene encoding 50S ribosomal protein L21 yields the protein MYAVFQSGGKQHRVSEGQTVRLEKLDIATGESVEFNEVLMVADGEDVKIGVPFVDGGVIKAEIIAHGRGEKVKIVKFRRRKHHRKQQGHRQWFTDVKITGISA from the coding sequence ATGTACGCAGTTTTCCAAAGTGGTGGTAAACAACACCGAGTAAGCGAAGGTCAGACCGTTCGCCTGGAAAAGCTGGACATCGCAACTGGTGAATCCGTTGAATTCAACGAAGTTCTGATGGTTGCTGATGGCGAAGATGTCAAAATCGGCGTTCCTTTCGTTGATGGCGGCGTAATCAAAGCTGAAATCATTGCTCACGGTCGCGGCGAGAAAGTTAAGATCGTTAAGTTCCGTCGTCGTAAGCATCACCGTAAGCAGCAGGGTCACCGTCAGTGGTTCACTGATGTGAAGATCACTGGTATCAGCGCTTAA
- the rpmA gene encoding 50S ribosomal protein L27 → MAHKKAGGSTRNGRDSEAKRLGVKRFGGEAVLAGSIIVRQRGTKFHAGTNVGCGRDHTLFALTDGKVKFEVKGPKNRKFISIVAE, encoded by the coding sequence ATGGCACACAAAAAGGCTGGCGGCTCAACTCGTAACGGTCGCGATTCAGAAGCTAAACGTCTGGGCGTAAAACGCTTTGGCGGTGAAGCAGTTCTGGCAGGTAGCATCATCGTTCGTCAGCGTGGCACCAAATTCCACGCAGGCACCAACGTTGGTTGCGGCCGTGACCACACTCTGTTCGCTTTGACTGACGGTAAAGTTAAGTTCGAAGTGAAAGGCCCGAAAAACCGTAAATTTATCAGCATCGTCGCTGAATAA
- the ispB gene encoding octaprenyl diphosphate synthase, with amino-acid sequence MNLENINQLTAQDMAGVNAVILEQLSTDVQLINQLGYYIVSGGGKRIRPMIAVLSARALDYQGDAHITLAALIEFIHTATLLHDDVVDESDMRRGKATANAAFGNAASVLVGDFIYTRAFQMMTRLGSLKVLEVMSEAVNVIAEGEVLQLMNVNDPDITEESYMRVIYSKTARLFEAASQCAGILAGATPEQEQALQDYGRYLGTAFQLIDDLLDYSADGETLGKNVGDDLNEGKPTLPLLHAMQNGTPEQARMIRQAIEEGNGRHLLEPVLETMAACGSLEWTRQRAEEEADKAIAALAALPDTPQREALVALAHIAVQRNH; translated from the coding sequence ATGAATTTAGAGAATATTAATCAGTTAACCGCGCAAGATATGGCGGGTGTCAACGCAGTCATCCTTGAGCAACTCAGCACTGATGTTCAGCTTATCAATCAGTTGGGATACTACATCGTTAGCGGCGGTGGAAAGCGCATTCGCCCCATGATCGCCGTGCTTTCTGCCCGGGCGCTCGACTATCAGGGGGATGCCCACATCACGCTCGCCGCGCTGATTGAGTTTATCCACACGGCCACCCTGCTGCACGACGATGTTGTGGACGAGTCGGATATGCGTCGCGGCAAGGCGACAGCCAACGCCGCCTTCGGAAACGCCGCCAGCGTGCTGGTGGGTGACTTTATCTATACCCGCGCCTTCCAGATGATGACCCGTCTGGGCTCATTAAAGGTGCTGGAAGTGATGTCCGAAGCGGTCAACGTTATCGCTGAAGGCGAAGTACTGCAGTTGATGAACGTCAACGATCCGGACATCACGGAAGAAAGCTATATGCGGGTTATCTATAGCAAGACTGCCCGCCTGTTCGAGGCCGCCAGCCAGTGTGCGGGAATTCTGGCCGGTGCGACGCCGGAGCAGGAACAGGCGTTGCAGGATTATGGCCGTTATCTGGGTACCGCTTTCCAGCTTATCGACGATCTGCTGGATTACAGCGCCGATGGCGAAACTCTGGGCAAGAATGTCGGCGACGATCTGAATGAAGGCAAGCCGACACTACCGCTACTGCACGCCATGCAGAACGGCACGCCGGAACAGGCCCGGATGATCCGTCAGGCTATTGAGGAAGGCAACGGCCGTCATTTATTGGAACCGGTTCTGGAAACAATGGCCGCCTGCGGATCGCTGGAATGGACCCGTCAGCGTGCGGAGGAAGAGGCCGATAAAGCCATCGCCGCCCTCGCCGCCCTGCCGGACACGCCGCAGCGTGAAGCCCTGGTGGCGCTGGCGCATATCGCCGTACAGCGTAATCACTAA